AAGATTTTGCTTTTGTTGTGGTATAATTTGTGAAAATGAAAACCCCCTGCTTTTTTAAGGGGGATTTAGGGGGATCTGTCTGGCTGTACCTCACAAGATAAGATCGCGAAGTGCTGTAAGCGATATCTAAGCGATATCATTGAACGGCCACAAGCATCCCCTGCCTACCCCACGCGATACTTTAATGGACTGTAATCCATTAGGCGATCGGGAGGTCTCTCAAAGCCGAGAAAAATCATGAAAACTCCACAGTTAAAAACCCTGTTAATTGGCAAATTTTCCTTGTTTCGTCTGCTGCGATCGGCGATCGCCATTTATGCTATTCTTTGTGTTTACATTTTCTTAATCGCAGACAGTAGAATTTTTCTGCCCCCCCTATCTAGCTATCAAACTCTACCCCAGACCCAGACCCTTACCTCTACATCGGGAATCCAAATTACCGGTCAATATTTGCCCCATCCCAACGCCAGATATACCCTACTCTATAGCCATGGTAATGCCGAAGATCTGGGCATGATTCAACCCGTTCTCGAACATTTCAATCAACTGGGGTTTAGCGTGTTTGCCTATGACTATCGAGGCTATGGAACCAGTCAAGGACGACCGACAGAACGAGGTGCATATGAAGATATTCGCGCTGCCTATGCCTATCTCACGGAAACTCTAGAGATTCCCCCCAGTCAAATTATCCTCTATGGTCGTTCTGTGGGTGGGGGCCCGTCCATTGATTTAGCCACCCAGACTCCTATCGCTGCCCTAGTGACTGAAAACACATTTATTTCCGTCTTGCGGGTGGTGACTTGGATACCTTTATTTCCGTTTGACAAATTTAATAATATTGCCAAAATCAAACAAATTAACGCTCCTCTCCTCATTTTTCATGCCAAACTGGATCGGGTAATTCCCTTTATCCATGGTCAGAAACTCTACCAAGTCGCCAATAGCCCGAAAATGTTGGTTCCTATTGAAGGCTTAGGGCATAATGATTGGATGGGAAGAGTCGATCTCTATAACGAAAGTTTACCAAAAATATTGGGTCTAAAGCCCCGTCCTAAGTCCTAGAAGGACGGCTTTTTTATCCTATTTTGCGTCGGGTTATCCCACGCAAATGGTTGTACTAGAGTTTAAAGCCAAAGGAAATATAGCTCAATGTGGAAGCGGATCGAAATCGCCGCTCGTTCCTGGGTAAACCTGTTGTTGCGCCTCATTTTTAATTTTTGATTGCCCAGGGATATGGCAGGATATCCTAATGGTGAATAATGAAAACGGGGTAATGGCGGAGCTATACAACGGTCACGTTATGGGAAAATCTGTAATTTATCGCATTTTGGATGCTAATCTAGACCGCGCCAGAGAAGGACTGCGGATTATTGAGGAGTGGTGTCGGTTTGGGTTGAATAACCCGGATCTAACGGAGGAGTGTAAGCGGTTGCGCCAGGAATTGGCCCAATGGCATACGGCGGAAATTCGGGCAGCGCGGAATACGCCGGACGATCCGGGAACCCAGTTAACCCACGAACGGGAAGAATATCGGGGAACGATTCATCAGTTGCTCCAGGCGAATTTATGCCGGGTTGAGGAGGCGCTGCGGGTTCTGGAGGAGTATGGGAAACTGGAAGACCGGCAGATGGGCCGGGTGTGTAAGCAAATGCGCTATCGGGTCTATACTCTGGAGAGCCAGCTCATGGCCTATGGTCGCCATCAGCAGCTTTTGGAGGCTCAGTTATATTTGGTGACTTCTCCGATGCCGGAGTTGTTGGAGGTGGTGGAGGCGGCTCTGCAAGGGGGGCTGAAGCTGATTCAATATCGGGATAAGAATACTGAGGATGGGGAGCGTTTTGCTTTGGCTCAGAGTTTGCGCCAATTGTGCGATCGCTATGGTGCTTTATTCTTGATTAATGACCGAATAGATTTGGCGTTGGCAGTGGATGCGGATGGAGTCCATTTGGGACAACAGGATCTGCCTATTGCTGTGGCGCGGGAACTATTGGGCCCCCAGAAAATTATTGGCCGCTCGACGACGAACCCGGAAGAGATGAAACGGGCGATCGCCGAAGGTGCTGATTATGTGGGGGTGGGCCCAGTGTTTGCTACGCCGACGAAACCCAATAAAGCGGCGGCTGGCTATGAGTATGTGCGCTATGCGGCCCAACATTGTCCCATTCCCTGGTTTGCGATCGGTGGTATCGATGTGAATAATTTTAATGAGGTGCTAGAGTCAGGCGCTCACCGTATTGCCGTAGTTCGAGCGATTATGGAAGCAGAGCAACCCACCTTAGTGACTCAATATTTCCTCTCCCAATTGGTGCGGATGGAAACCATGAAAGCGATTCAAAATACTCAAGTCGGGAGGGGTTGAGCATGACAGAAGTCACCTTACAGGTGAATGGGGAATCCCGAACTTGTGCCATCGGCATGAGTTTACCCCAGTTCTTGGAATCCATAGACTTAAATCCGCGCTTGGTGGCAGTGGAATATAACGGGGAAATCCTCCATCGCCAGTTTTGGGATACAACTGAGATGAAAGAGGGCGATCGCCTGGAAATCGTCACCATCGTGGGCGGTGGGTAGCCTATCCGGTTAACTGTGTTTTTACTACGGGGATCAGTTAAGCCAGTAGTGCCGTGACAACCCTAAAATGGTGGGTTACGGCGGATTGATAGATTGCTGTCAGAGTCTAGGTTTTAGCCGCCTAACCCACCCTACGCTAATGCACTATTTTAGCTGTGTCAAGGCAGTAGGGTGTGTTAGCGGGGAATTAACTTGTGCCGAAGTCAAGTAAATTTTATTCCCCGCGTAACGCACCACAACTGATATCAAATCCGGTTAAAGACTTGTCATTGCAACCGCAGGAAAGCATTCGCGTTTCGCGTTTCGCGTTTCACGCAAGCTTCGCTTTCATGTCGGCGAAGCGGAAACGCAATGACATACTGTAACTGATTATTCGGATTTGATATGATTAGTGCTTTTGAACCCCCTTCTTCAACAAGAAACCTGTGCCAACCAGCATTAAGCCAAACAGTGCCGAGGGTTCTGGAATATCAGAAGAGTCTTCCTGCATTCTCGCGTACATATCGAAGCTGATTGTCTCCGTATTCGCATCGAGTTTGATGGGGAAAACATCAGGATTACTCGGATCGACATTCAAACCTAAAACACTAAAGGCTTTTACCCCAGATCCTTCAACCAGCAGATCCCCCAATAACTCAGAATAATCGCTGAAGTTGACGCTATCTCCGGCAGTGAATTCACCCAGAAAAATATTGTCAACCATGACCTTAAACGGATCGGTAAACCCAACGGGAAGATTCATAATTTCCGTAAACAGAGAATCCGAGGTCATCCGATAGTCAAAACCATAAGCAGAGGGCGGATCGTACCATAGTCTCGGTTTCGCATTGCAAAAACTAAAGGTAGCACCATTTTGTACACAATTGGGCATAAAGGGATTGAATTGAGAATCACCAAACTTGTTAGCCCGATAAATGCCTTGAGTGCCATTATCGAGTCTTGCCCAGAAACTGATCTCATTATTATCATTGAAGCTCTCCCGATCCATAGCCAAGTCAACGACTTTCGCACCGCTCAAGGTAGAGCCAACACCAATGACTTTATCTTTTTGAGCATCAGCACCAATAAAAATCCCCTTACCAACACCAATTTGATTGGCCATGAATGCCACAATATCCCTATTATTGATGGCGCTTGTCCCAACATGCAAAAAGGTTGATGGGTCACGAGAAGTAGTAAAGTTATTCCCGGCTACCATTTGACCCTGAACACCATTAGACGAAAAAATTAACTGGCCTGGCCCAGCGTTGTGAGCATAAGCAGAAATCAAATCGTTGTCGTTAATATTGGGTTCTCGGTAGTAGTTTAACCAAAAATTTTGACCTCCCTGATCCGCCATGATCACGGAGATGGGAGATCCAGGACTGCTGGTAAAGATGCCGTTTTTGCTGGCAAAACCCACATCGCCGTCATTGTTAATTGTGGGTGATGTGGGAATTAAAGGACAAGCCTGACTGCCTGCACCCAAACCTGTACAATCAGTGATTTTGTGAGTCGTTGTTCCGTCACTGGTAAAAACTTCCGATCGCGAAAAGTTAGAGATTGAGGCAATCGGACTATTACTGGGAGGAATGGCAGCAAGAAAGGCAACTGTGCCATCATCGTTAATGGAAACACCAGGATAAATACTGGTATAGGGAGCGCCAATTTTGGCAATTTGTTTGGGCTGGTTTCCCACTACGCCATCATGGGTGAAAATTCCTGTTTCGCCAGTTTTCTTCGTGGCAAAAAAAGCAACAGTTCCGTTATTGTTGATTGCCATACCTTGACCGATACTCTTGAAGCCAGAGGTGGCTGAGGTATCGATAATAAGCTTAGGCGCACCATTTCCAGTCCTGGTATAGATGCCCTGAATGCCCTTTTCTTCTGCATAGTAAGCAACGGTGCTGGTTGAGGTATTGACGGCAACACCTCGGCGTTGAGGGGTGTTGACAATTTCTGAGAACAGAGAACTAGGCCGATAACTGGACATTCCCCCTTGAGTTCCTAATCCCATACCCAGGTTGTCATAAGAACTGCCAAAAGGATTGGCTTGGGTGGTGGCAATGCGGCTAAAGGTAAAACTGGCTTGAGCGGGAAGAGAGACGAGCAAATTGCATAGGGATGCCATCACTGAGGTGGCAGCCATTAAGGGAAGAGATTGAAGTTTCATTAGTATCTCGTAGGTTGAAGGGTTTTTGGCTATGGTCAATCTGAAGCCAGCAGGAACAGGAGGTGGAAGATGATATTCCACCTTGAGTAATTCTCTGTAGCTCTATGGCTGACTTCTTAATCGAGCAAGAAGATTACTTTTTACCTGCTGAACGGAACCGGAGTTTGACAAGGAATGCACCGACTAAGCCCAACCCGAAAAGACTGCTCGGTTCTGGGACATCTGCGCGATCGGCGTAAAAACCTGTATCCTCAAGAACACGGATTCTATGGTTCGGATCAAAGTAGTTATATTCTGGGTTAAGCTCCATTAGAGAGGGAATCAAGGAGCCACCAGGGGGAGCCGCAGCAGGGGCGGGTACACTGGGATTAGACTCAGCGACTGTAGACCCTCCAAAAAAATTGCCGAGAGCGTTTAATCCTCCCCAAATCCAGTTTTTCTTGGTGGAAACACGGGTAGAAGCAGAGTAGTCCCTGTAGCTGGCATTGGTATTACCATCACGGGAACTGATAAAGGAATGAACGCCTGCGACTCGACCGTTAATAAATAAACCTCCACCGCTATCGCCTTTGGCAAGTTGATACTCTAAATTCAGGGGTTGGCTTAAGGAGTCCCACCATCTGCTGGTACGCGGGTCGTCAAAGTCAGAGACTAAAACATTGTTACTGTATCCTAGTCGATTACCCGTACCAATGATGTTTTGTCCAGCTCGCTTGGTTCCACCGCGATAAATGGCTCCGGTAAGGCCGTTACCGGTTTTGCCATAGCCCACATAAGTGCCCAGGCTGATATCTTCATTAAAGCTGGTATAGAGTGAGGCAGGATTGACTCCCCTGACGGATTCAGATAAGGCCAGAAGGGCGATGTCATTGCCTAATCCTAGGTTACGACCGGTTGCAAACCAATCTCTATGAGCGGTTAATCCGGTGACAGAATAACGATTATTGCCTACCCAGAATGTGCCTTGATTCATGTATGAGCCATTTTCGACACAGTGGGCGGCGGTCATGACATATCTGGAGCCAATGAGTGTTCCCGAACATGCCCAGCTACTGCTGGAGTTGCGGGCACTGAGATAGCCGACGCTGGGAAATAAGTTGGCCAGATTGCGATATTGGGAGTCGGAGCGATCGTGACGGATTGTACCTGCTTGTACGGGGGCGGCGATCGCACTCAGTCCAACGGTAGCAGTCAGCGCTAAGAGTGCAGAGGAGAATGAAAATGATTGGGTTTTATAGTCTTCCATGGTGATTGTCTCTCAATCTAAAAAGATCGCAAACCAACTGTCTGCACTGCATTGATTCACTAGAATTGATTCACTAGAATCGTCAGCAATAGCAGAGTATTTGCAGAGTGGAATGTATGAACCCCTCTATAGGGTTCTCAGTTTTTTCCACCTGTTTTTATGCAAGACGAAACAATTCTTTACATAATCGCTGGGATTGATGTAGCGGAGACCTCTAACATAGTGATATTACTGAAGGGAGCGTGAGTTATGAAGTTTTCGTGAAGTGAGGGTTCTGGACTGCGGTTAGGGATAATAGGCAAACCGTTCTCTAGTCGCCATTTATAAGGTTTACCCTTTCGACGACTGAGCCGTAAATTCAGGTGACCCAACCTGTGTAAAGGGGGATAACCGACAATCCCAAGGGTTTAATCTAAAGATACTTTAAAGGGAGGAGAGGATGATTCCAGTTCTCCTCCCTTTGTCGTAATCAAGATGTTCAAGAGCATAACTGATGAAAAACCGATCTTGGCTTAATCGAAAAACCGCGTGGAAATCCTTGGTACTCATGGTTTTAATGGTTGCCCTCACGTTTGGCAGTGCCAGCAGTGCCCTAGCGGCCAGAAGTGGAGGACGCATTGGGGGCGGCTCGTTCCGCGCACCCAGCCGCAGCTATAGTGCCCCTAGCCGCACCTATACGGGCGGTGGATATGGGTTTGGGGGGGGATTCGGTTTTCCCTTTTTACTGCCCTTCTTCGGCTTTGGAGGCGGGTTTGGTGGGCTGTTTACGATCCTGATTTTTGTGGCGATCGCCAACTTCCTCATGCAAACGGTGCGTCGCCTCAATGATGGGGATGGAGAAATGCTCACCGGTAGCTCTAATCCCACAGCTTCCGTTGCCCAAGTGCAAGTGGGACTCTTAGCCGATGCCCGTAGCTTGCAAACCGACTTAGACCGAATTGCCGAAACCAGCGACCCCAGTACCGGTTCTGGACGGGCCCAAATTCTGCAAGAAGCCACCCTTTCCCTGTTGCGCCATCCGGAATATTGGGTGTATGGCAGTGCCGAAAGTTCTCCAGGGCGCTTAGATACGGCAGAAGCGAAGTTTAACGAATTCTCTATTGCCGAGCGCAGTAAGTTCACCGAAGAAACCCTATCGAACTACAATAACCAACTCAAGCAAGCGGAAAGTAAGGGCGCATTACCCGGTGATGCAACCGATGAGTTAGAACAAGCATCCGGGGACTATATTGTGGTTACCTTAGTAGCCGCCACATTCGGTAAATTAGAGCTACCCACGATTAATGGTTCTCAGGATTTACGCCGTGCCCTGAGTCAAATCGGATCGTTAGGCGAAGAGAACCTCTTAGCCATTGAAGTCCTCTGGACTCCCCAAGCGAGTGGGGATACCCTCACCAGTGATGATATTTTAGCCGCTTATCCCAATTTGAAATTGGTTTAAGGCTTTAGAAACCGGGTTTTTTCACCGATATCGGTTCCGAGACACAGGTGACCTGAAAAACCCGGTTTCTTGGATTGAGGGAGGAGTGCGAGCATCTTGCTCGCGGGTCACAATAGAAACGTTAAAACCGCTTTAAACTCGCTCGAAGACCACCGAGAGATTATTGGCAGGCATCTCTATCGTTTCTAAATGACGCAAATGGTGAGCCTGAGCGACTTCAATCACATCCTCTAAATTACGCACTCCCCAAAGGGGGTTAGACGAGCGTAAGGAGCGATCGAACGTCGCATTACTCGGAGCTGTATGTTCTCCCTTGTGTTTGTATGGCCCGTATAAATATAAAATTCCCTGGGACGGTAGAAGGTCTTGAGCGCCTTTTAGCAAACCTAGACAGACTTCCCAGGGAGAAATATGAATCATATTAATACAAACTATGGCCGTAATTTCTGATTGATATTCCCCCAAATCCCAAGGAGGATTTTGGGCATCTAAACGAATTGGCGGATACAAAAAATTATTAGGATAATAGGCTTGCCAAGCCTTGATACTCTCGATTAACTGGGGATTGAAGTCTGAAGGCAACCAAGCTCTCGGTTGTAAGCGAGGTGCAAAAAATACGGCATGTTCCCCAGTGCCACTGGCCACTTCCAGAACCGTTCCCTTTGACGGTAACACTCGTTCTAAAACCTTTAAGATCGGTTCTCGATTCCGTTGAGTTGCGGGGGCGGATTGTCGTAAATCAGCAGTCATGGATTCGGGGGTAAATTAAGTTCAGGTAATCTTTATTTTAAGATGGCTGGACTAAAATTGACAATCGATTGGGTTTGTGCCACAGTATGCAAGATATGAGTCTAGATATTGTTTATGACTAACCTAAAAAAAAATCCCTTTTTTCCTTCACTTTAGTTTCCCTAGTCTCTACGCCCCTATTAATCAGTTGTACGGCAGGTTCTAACCCAGAAACGACTATCACCGCAATCGAAACAACCGAAAGGGTATCCGCCGAGGCCTGTGCCCCAGACTTCCCTGAAATAACCTTTGGCATTCTGGCGGCTGAATCAGAAGAGACATTAGAGGAAATTTGGACTCCATTCTTAGAGAAAGTGGGAGAAGCGATCGCTCGGCCGGTATTGCCGTTCTACGGAGATTACGGTGACCTGATTGAGTCTATGGGAGAAGAAGAGATTCAACTGGCTTGGTATGGGGGAAAATCCTATATTGAAGCCGCAGAAAAATCTCAAGCCGAAGCCTTTGCCCAAACGGTGAGCAGTCAAGGCTATTTGGGATATTATGCCCATTTAATTATGCATAAAGATCATCCTTTGTTGGAGGAAATCAATCTACAAGAAGGGGATGGAGATCGAGTTATTTTCCAAAATAGCCAGGATCTGACCTTTGCTTTTAATGACCGGCAATCGACATCCGGGTTTCTGGTTCCAACTTATTATCTATTTATTCAAAATAATTTTGAACCCCAAGATATCTTTCAATCTGTGTCGTTTTTAGGCTCCCATGAAGATACAGCCTTAGCCGTTGCCAATCAAGAGGTAGAGGTGGCGACGAATAATAGTGAAGCATTGCAGCGCTTAAAACAATCTGATCCAGAAGCCTTTGAAAATATTCGCGTGGTTTGGACTTCTCCCGTGATTCCTGGAGATCCCTTGGCCTATCATCGAGATTTACCGGAATGTCTGAAAACGGAACTTCAGGACTTTTTCTATCGATTTACTGACCGAGAGATCTTAGAACCTTTGGTGTGGTCGGGATTCGATCCAGCGAGCGATCGCACCTGGAACGTGATTCGAGAGTTAGAAGTAGCCAGAGCGATCGAGACGGTTAAACAGGATGATACCCTAACTGAAGCCGAAAAAGCCACTAAACTAGAAACATTGCAACAACGACTTAAAGAGCTTCAGTAAGCGATGTCTATCCGTATCAAATTCATCCTGGTTACCCTCGTGTGTTTAGTGGTCGTCATGGCCACTGGTGCTTGGTACATTCATCAACTGCAAATCCAGGTTTTGGAAAAAGAAGCCCAAAACCGGACTGAACTGGTGCTTCATTTTACCCAAGCAACCCAAGACTATATGACTCACTCCCTACGACCAGCAGTTGAGCAAATAACGGACGATCTGCCCATTGAAGTCTTATCAGCAAATTTTGCTACTCGTCAAGTCGTTGAAGAGTTTAATTTAGCGTTGCCTGAATATACTTATAAGCCCGCAACCATTAATCCCACTAACCCCATTAATAGGGCCAATGAATTTGAAGTCAGTATCATTGAAAAATTTCGTCAAAATCCTAAGTTAGAAAAATTGATTGGTTACACAACCTTAGATAATGAAGAACGGTTCTATTCAGCCAGTCCAGTCCAGGTTTTTGCCAGTTGTTTGCGATGCCATGGAGACCCGAACGTTGCACCTAAACCGATTGTTCAACGCTATGGATCGACGAATGGTTTTGGATGGCAAGTGGGGGATATTGTGGGGGCGTTGATGATTTATGTGCCGATTGCAGATTTACGGGCTAATTTTGCAGGAACTTTAAATAATCTATGGCTCACGTTTTCCCTATTAACTTTGGTGGTTGCCATTGTGATTTATTTTTGGTTTGGCCAATTAGTAGCGGATCGTTTAACTCGGATTTCTGGAGTGATGAGCCAAACCGCAGCGAATCCGACTTCTAAGTTAACCCTTCATGACCGCACTAAAGATGAAATTGGCCTGATGGCTCGGTCATTTAATCGGATGGCAGAATCCCTTTATATGCTCTATACCCAACTGGAAGAGAAGGTGCGAGAACGGACGGCTCAGTTAAGTGAAGCGAATGCCCAAATTAAAACGCTCAATCAGAAGTTACGGGCGGAAAATACTCGCATGAGTTCGGAGCTGGATATTTTGCAAAAGATGCAAGCGATGATTCTCCCTAAGCCTGTGGAGTTAGAGGAAATTCAAGATTTGGAAATTTCTGGATTTATGCAGCCTGCTGAGGAAATTGGTGGGGATTATTATGATGTTTTACAGACGGATGAAGGGGTAACGATTGGGATTGGAGATGTAACGGGTCATGGGTTGGAAAGTGGAATTTTAATGGTGATGACACAAACGGCGATTCGGACGCTGAAAGAAAGTCAGCAAGAGGATATGGTGAAGTTTGTTGATATTCTGAATCGTACCCTTTACCGCAATGTGCAGAGGATGGAAGCGGATCGGGATTTGACGTTATCGATTTTGAATTACGATCGCGGAAAATTGCAAATTATCGGGCAACATGAGGATGTGATTGTGGTTCGGGAAAATGGAGAGATTGAGCAGGTGAGTACGGTTGATTTAGGGATACCGATTGCGTTTGATGAGGAAATTGTGCCGTTTTTAGACCAGGTGTCTCTGGCGCTCAACCCTGGAGAGGGGATTGTTCTTTATACGGACGGGATTACGGAAACGGAAAATGATCGACAACAGGCCTATGGAATGGAGCAGTTATGTGATGTGATTCGTGGGCACTGGGATCTAAGGGTTGAGGAGATTAAAGACGCGATATTGAATGATTTTTATGGATTTATTGGGGAGCAAAGTCTGGCGGATGATATTACGGTTTTGGTCATTAAGAGAAAGGGGAATAGCGATCGCCTCTAGTTGCTGATTATTTTTGTTCGTGCTATAATTTAAGATTAGAGAAATTCTGATATCACGTTGCTAGAGGAACAATGACGATTACAGAACTACGAGAGGATGATTACTGTATTCACTATGATTCCTCATTAACTACGGTCTTCTTTGAGGGCAAACTGAGCCTCAGAGACCCTTCGGAGTACCGTCCCATGACTGAGTTCCTAGAAAACGTGGTTAATTCTAAATCAGGGGATTTAACCCTAGATTTCCAGAAGCTAGAATTTCTAAACAGTTCGGGCATTCGAGTTCTGTCTAAATTTGTTTCTAATCTCAGAAAAAGTCAGCTCCAGATTCAGCTCACGGTTTTAGGCTCAAAAGAGATTACCTGGCAAAGCAAGTCTTTACGGAATTTACAGAAGTTTATGCCAAGTTTAATCCTGAATTTTGAATGATTGAGTGTATCAGGGAAAATTACGGATTACCGATTTTTCAATTGATTTAAGCGCTCGATCGCATCTCCCAAGGCTGAAGTTAAGTTCTGACGGGTTTGAGTGTGTTGCTCTTTCTCTGTTTGCAGGGCTTGGGAGAGGGAGTTCATGGTTTGCAAGAGGCGATCGCGCTCTTGTAGAATTTCCACTAATTTCGCTTTCGTCTCCTCTACTGACTCCAGCTTCTCTAGCTCCTCTTCTACCCCGGTGATATCCCCCGATAACTGAGGTTGGGGTGGCTCTACCCTCTCCAATTGCTGTTGAAGCCGTTGCAGTTTCTGCGCCGCTTGTTTTGCATCCTGACGGCGTTGTTGGGCCTCCGTTTCATACAGGCGCTGCCAATTGGCGGCACTGGCGTAGGCCCGATCGCACTCTTGTTGCAAATTCCTCATTTGCTCTTGCAGTTGACGAATTTGCTCTAACCACTTGCGGATATCATCAGCCATAGAACCATTCAATTAAGGTAGGGGGAGCCGGTAACACAATCATCACCAAAATGACCAAAGCCAATAATCCTAGGAGATCCCGACCATTATCCAATTCTGTCACATCATTTAACGCTGGTTCATCGGCGATCGGCATCAGCAATAGAAAGATTGCCCACCAGAAGAACTCCTGACGCAAAAAGGCCAAAATCAACACCAATAACCGGGACACCTGACCAATAGCCACGGCTGTTCGTTGACCAAACATGGCATGAACCACATGGCCCCCATCCAATTGACCCACAGGAACCAAATTCAGAGCGGTAATCACCAAACCCAAAAAGCCAGCCACCGCCACCGGATGTAGATTCACAGCCATATCGGCCGTTAACTGATTGCCCAAGGCCAGTTTAGTCAAAATGGCTAACAGCATGGTGGCTTTAGGATTGAGAGAATCGAAATTAAACATGCTGGTATTTTCCGAGGCCGTAATCACATCGGAGAGGGACAACCCCCAGAGAAAGATGGGAATGGTCACCACCAAACCGGCCAAGGGCCCGGCAATTCCCACATCAAACAGAGCCTTACGATTCGGCATGGGGGAGCG
This is a stretch of genomic DNA from Roseofilum capinflatum BLCC-M114. It encodes these proteins:
- a CDS encoding alpha/beta hydrolase, with the translated sequence MKTPQLKTLLIGKFSLFRLLRSAIAIYAILCVYIFLIADSRIFLPPLSSYQTLPQTQTLTSTSGIQITGQYLPHPNARYTLLYSHGNAEDLGMIQPVLEHFNQLGFSVFAYDYRGYGTSQGRPTERGAYEDIRAAYAYLTETLEIPPSQIILYGRSVGGGPSIDLATQTPIAALVTENTFISVLRVVTWIPLFPFDKFNNIAKIKQINAPLLIFHAKLDRVIPFIHGQKLYQVANSPKMLVPIEGLGHNDWMGRVDLYNESLPKILGLKPRPKS
- a CDS encoding thiamine phosphate synthase, whose product is MAELYNGHVMGKSVIYRILDANLDRAREGLRIIEEWCRFGLNNPDLTEECKRLRQELAQWHTAEIRAARNTPDDPGTQLTHEREEYRGTIHQLLQANLCRVEEALRVLEEYGKLEDRQMGRVCKQMRYRVYTLESQLMAYGRHQQLLEAQLYLVTSPMPELLEVVEAALQGGLKLIQYRDKNTEDGERFALAQSLRQLCDRYGALFLINDRIDLALAVDADGVHLGQQDLPIAVARELLGPQKIIGRSTTNPEEMKRAIAEGADYVGVGPVFATPTKPNKAAAGYEYVRYAAQHCPIPWFAIGGIDVNNFNEVLESGAHRIAVVRAIMEAEQPTLVTQYFLSQLVRMETMKAIQNTQVGRG
- the thiS gene encoding sulfur carrier protein ThiS → MTEVTLQVNGESRTCAIGMSLPQFLESIDLNPRLVAVEYNGEILHRQFWDTTEMKEGDRLEIVTIVGGG
- a CDS encoding PEP-CTERM sorting domain-containing protein (PEP-CTERM proteins occur, often in large numbers, in the proteomes of bacteria that also encode an exosortase, a predicted intramembrane cysteine proteinase. The presence of a PEP-CTERM domain at a protein's C-terminus predicts cleavage within the sorting domain, followed by covalent anchoring to some some component of the (usually Gram-negative) cell surface. Many PEP-CTERM proteins exhibit an unusual sequence composition that includes large numbers of potential glycosylation sites. Expression of one such protein has been shown restore the ability of a bacterium to form floc, a type of biofilm.), with protein sequence MKLQSLPLMAATSVMASLCNLLVSLPAQASFTFSRIATTQANPFGSSYDNLGMGLGTQGGMSSYRPSSLFSEIVNTPQRRGVAVNTSTSTVAYYAEEKGIQGIYTRTGNGAPKLIIDTSATSGFKSIGQGMAINNNGTVAFFATKKTGETGIFTHDGVVGNQPKQIAKIGAPYTSIYPGVSINDDGTVAFLAAIPPSNSPIASISNFSRSEVFTSDGTTTHKITDCTGLGAGSQACPLIPTSPTINNDGDVGFASKNGIFTSSPGSPISVIMADQGGQNFWLNYYREPNINDNDLISAYAHNAGPGQLIFSSNGVQGQMVAGNNFTTSRDPSTFLHVGTSAINNRDIVAFMANQIGVGKGIFIGADAQKDKVIGVGSTLSGAKVVDLAMDRESFNDNNEISFWARLDNGTQGIYRANKFGDSQFNPFMPNCVQNGATFSFCNAKPRLWYDPPSAYGFDYRMTSDSLFTEIMNLPVGFTDPFKVMVDNIFLGEFTAGDSVNFSDYSELLGDLLVEGSGVKAFSVLGLNVDPSNPDVFPIKLDANTETISFDMYARMQEDSSDIPEPSALFGLMLVGTGFLLKKGVQKH
- a CDS encoding trypsin-like serine protease, whose amino-acid sequence is MEDYKTQSFSFSSALLALTATVGLSAIAAPVQAGTIRHDRSDSQYRNLANLFPSVGYLSARNSSSSWACSGTLIGSRYVMTAAHCVENGSYMNQGTFWVGNNRYSVTGLTAHRDWFATGRNLGLGNDIALLALSESVRGVNPASLYTSFNEDISLGTYVGYGKTGNGLTGAIYRGGTKRAGQNIIGTGNRLGYSNNVLVSDFDDPRTSRWWDSLSQPLNLEYQLAKGDSGGGLFINGRVAGVHSFISSRDGNTNASYRDYSASTRVSTKKNWIWGGLNALGNFFGGSTVAESNPSVPAPAAAPPGGSLIPSLMELNPEYNYFDPNHRIRVLEDTGFYADRADVPEPSSLFGLGLVGAFLVKLRFRSAGKK
- a CDS encoding DUF1517 domain-containing protein, which produces MKNRSWLNRKTAWKSLVLMVLMVALTFGSASSALAARSGGRIGGGSFRAPSRSYSAPSRTYTGGGYGFGGGFGFPFLLPFFGFGGGFGGLFTILIFVAIANFLMQTVRRLNDGDGEMLTGSSNPTASVAQVQVGLLADARSLQTDLDRIAETSDPSTGSGRAQILQEATLSLLRHPEYWVYGSAESSPGRLDTAEAKFNEFSIAERSKFTEETLSNYNNQLKQAESKGALPGDATDELEQASGDYIVVTLVAATFGKLELPTINGSQDLRRALSQIGSLGEENLLAIEVLWTPQASGDTLTSDDILAAYPNLKLV
- a CDS encoding DUF938 domain-containing protein, whose product is MTADLRQSAPATQRNREPILKVLERVLPSKGTVLEVASGTGEHAVFFAPRLQPRAWLPSDFNPQLIESIKAWQAYYPNNFLYPPIRLDAQNPPWDLGEYQSEITAIVCINMIHISPWEVCLGLLKGAQDLLPSQGILYLYGPYKHKGEHTAPSNATFDRSLRSSNPLWGVRNLEDVIEVAQAHHLRHLETIEMPANNLSVVFERV